Proteins co-encoded in one Spirosoma endbachense genomic window:
- a CDS encoding nuclear transport factor 2 family protein, translating to MASKTGVKEVVSAFITALNNENFDEAHNWISDDLTFVGVLGTRQGGDTYIEDMKKMRLKYTIQKVFVDEQDVCLWYEIDMSGVKVLSSGWYQVENGKITQFKVLFDPRPVLEAAAKKS from the coding sequence ATGGCGAGCAAAACAGGTGTAAAAGAGGTAGTATCTGCGTTTATAACGGCACTCAACAATGAGAACTTTGATGAGGCCCATAACTGGATTAGCGATGATCTGACGTTCGTGGGTGTCTTAGGCACTCGCCAGGGCGGGGATACCTATATCGAGGACATGAAAAAAATGAGACTGAAATACACCATCCAGAAAGTCTTCGTAGACGAACAGGACGTCTGCCTGTGGTATGAGATCGATATGTCTGGAGTTAAGGTTTTAAGCTCCGGCTGGTATCAGGTCGAGAACGGGAAAATTACGCAGTTCAAGGTGCTTTTTGACCCACGGCCCGTTCTGGAGGCAGCAGCAAAAAAAAGCTGA